A region from the Pseudomonas cucumis genome encodes:
- a CDS encoding patatin-like phospholipase family protein has product MKPFQLRPSASTLNMLRQACLQRRDAVPPTLTERALIPDIPDARYWLDQDLTPFIRDVSQANLREAEALASAGLPNDILPRANLLAVSGGGDAGTFAGGIIAGWTRHGTRPVFKVVTGISAGALVAPFAYLGPQYDDVIVRICNAVGPKDIFHARNMLTRLTSDGMAHSKPLSRLIAQHVTAEILAAIALEYAKGRLLMIGTTDLDSGRPVTWNMGAIASSQAPGALELFRNIMVASMSIPGAVSPVMIDVDVNGHPFQEMHVDGGVLTQVFLYPPGTVMALNQVPGARLRRERHFYVIRNGKLELQWSGTKRRTLNIGGRAISALIQNQGISDLDRIYRIAQQDGADFNLAYIGSDFHISRLHKFDGEYMKRLFEYAFELSAKGYPWHKSPSL; this is encoded by the coding sequence TTGAAACCATTCCAGCTCAGACCTAGCGCCTCAACCCTGAACATGTTGCGTCAAGCGTGCCTGCAACGCCGTGATGCGGTGCCGCCAACGTTAACGGAAAGAGCGCTGATCCCGGACATTCCAGATGCTCGTTACTGGCTGGACCAGGACCTGACGCCGTTCATTCGGGATGTGAGCCAGGCCAACCTTCGAGAGGCTGAGGCGCTCGCCAGCGCAGGGCTACCGAACGACATCCTGCCGCGGGCAAATCTGCTGGCCGTTTCGGGCGGCGGCGACGCCGGCACATTCGCGGGGGGCATCATTGCGGGATGGACCCGGCATGGGACTCGACCGGTGTTCAAAGTCGTCACCGGCATTAGCGCTGGCGCCCTGGTCGCCCCGTTTGCCTACCTGGGGCCCCAGTACGACGATGTCATTGTGCGTATCTGCAATGCAGTCGGTCCAAAAGACATTTTCCATGCGCGCAATATGCTGACCCGTCTTACCAGCGATGGGATGGCGCACAGCAAGCCACTGTCGCGGCTCATTGCACAGCACGTCACTGCCGAGATTCTTGCGGCGATCGCGTTGGAATACGCCAAGGGACGGCTCCTGATGATCGGTACAACCGACCTTGATTCAGGGCGCCCGGTCACCTGGAACATGGGCGCTATTGCCTCCAGCCAGGCACCGGGAGCGCTCGAGCTGTTTCGCAACATCATGGTCGCGTCGATGAGTATTCCTGGTGCCGTCTCACCCGTCATGATTGATGTGGACGTTAACGGCCACCCGTTTCAGGAAATGCACGTGGACGGAGGTGTCCTTACGCAGGTGTTCCTTTACCCACCCGGCACCGTGATGGCGCTGAACCAGGTGCCCGGAGCGCGTTTGCGTCGTGAGCGGCATTTCTATGTCATTCGCAACGGCAAACTGGAACTGCAATGGTCCGGAACCAAGCGCCGAACCTTGAACATAGGCGGTCGAGCCATCAGCGCATTGATCCAGAATCAGGGGATCAGCGACCTGGATCGGATTTACCGAATTGCCCAGCAGGATGGGGCGGACTTCAATCTGGCGTACATCGGCTCCGACTTCCATATTTCTCGCCTGCATAAATTCGATGGCGAGTACATGAAGCGCTTATTCGAATACGCCTTTGAACTCAGTGCCAAAGGCTACCCGTGGCATAAATCGCCGAGTTTGTGA
- a CDS encoding MliC family protein, whose amino-acid sequence MKTVTALFTSLLAASLCAATSTCTNAEPVSPIIQTSFDCATARASVEKLICRDPQLTQMDIELTRLYRLALTDDHSVPRPDKVMIDQQFWIDARNQCASTSEVKACTIRSYAERAHQLRQGSAIARTKDPDRLTEGPLAFRCTGLNALLAATFFNTQPGVVYLKWANSSITLNQVQNDSGTQYTGKDSQGNYSFWQDGNGVLFQKPGSGEMSCTAEPIG is encoded by the coding sequence ATGAAAACGGTCACGGCCCTTTTCACCTCTCTGCTCGCTGCCAGCCTGTGCGCGGCGACGAGCACCTGTACCAATGCCGAGCCTGTTTCGCCAATCATCCAGACCAGCTTCGACTGCGCCACGGCAAGAGCGTCCGTCGAAAAGCTTATCTGTCGCGATCCACAACTGACGCAGATGGATATTGAACTGACGCGTCTTTATCGCCTGGCGCTCACGGATGATCATTCAGTACCGCGTCCAGACAAAGTCATGATCGACCAGCAGTTCTGGATCGACGCCCGCAATCAGTGTGCCTCCACGTCTGAGGTCAAGGCATGCACGATCCGAAGTTATGCCGAGCGCGCGCACCAGCTACGCCAAGGCTCGGCAATTGCAAGAACCAAGGATCCAGACAGACTCACCGAAGGCCCCCTGGCTTTTCGTTGTACAGGGCTAAACGCGTTGCTAGCCGCCACTTTCTTTAACACGCAGCCTGGTGTCGTGTACCTGAAATGGGCGAACAGCTCGATTACCCTGAACCAAGTGCAGAATGATTCGGGAACCCAATACACCGGCAAGGATTCCCAGGGGAACTACAGCTTCTGGCAAGACGGCAACGGGGTGCTTTTCCAGAAGCCAGGCTCCGGGGAAATGAGTTGTACGGCCGAACCGATCGGCTGA
- a CDS encoding DUF3300 domain-containing protein yields the protein MRIPLFYAVSAVLFLSGASCLAQSLDATVTANAADTAPVTAAAKDAVFTQEQLDQMLAPIALYPDPLLAQVLMATTYPGEVTEAVTWSKAHPDAKGDDAVKQVASQPWDPSVQALVAFPQVLATLGQDPVWVQRLGDAFLAQPDDVMGGVQRLRHQAQAAGNLQSNQYQNVTVQAVAAPAPAPAPAPAATAPAPASSTSTIIIQPSDPQVVYVPSYNPTTTYGTWPYPASPPVYYPPPPAYYPGSALMAGLAFGTGVAIVGALWGECDWGNNDIDIDVDRYNNINVNNRINDNQNKWQHNAAHRDGVPYRDSKSREQYGRQLGGANQRQAYRGDDAQRAQAREKARSSMDKHGIERPATSNREARDRARAAQSGTSASNRMQAGTDRPKSSDRSQGTARNTRESQQPRKQTAQVNQRGQGDSQARQVAQKRPSASTGSAPNNVFAGARSPSQTNAQASRGRASQASAQRPSASRSAGHQISRPSNPPARQRGGRR from the coding sequence ATGCGCATTCCATTGTTTTACGCGGTGTCAGCGGTACTGTTTTTGAGCGGAGCTTCCTGCCTGGCGCAGTCATTGGATGCGACCGTGACCGCAAACGCTGCCGACACAGCGCCCGTCACGGCAGCGGCCAAGGATGCCGTGTTTACCCAGGAGCAGCTGGATCAAATGCTGGCTCCCATTGCGCTTTACCCGGACCCGTTGCTGGCACAGGTGCTGATGGCCACCACGTACCCCGGGGAAGTCACCGAGGCGGTAACCTGGTCTAAAGCACACCCGGACGCCAAGGGCGATGATGCAGTCAAACAAGTCGCGAGCCAGCCCTGGGATCCGAGCGTGCAGGCGCTGGTCGCCTTTCCACAGGTCCTGGCAACGCTGGGACAGGATCCCGTCTGGGTACAACGCCTGGGTGATGCCTTCCTGGCGCAGCCCGACGATGTCATGGGGGGCGTGCAACGCTTGCGTCATCAGGCGCAAGCAGCAGGCAACCTGCAGAGCAACCAATATCAGAACGTAACGGTTCAGGCTGTTGCAGCACCGGCACCGGCACCGGCACCGGCACCGGCAGCTACAGCACCGGCCCCTGCCAGTAGCACATCCACCATCATTATTCAGCCCTCCGATCCGCAGGTGGTGTACGTACCCAGTTATAACCCGACAACAACCTACGGCACTTGGCCCTATCCTGCGTCGCCTCCCGTGTACTATCCACCGCCGCCAGCCTATTACCCCGGTTCGGCATTGATGGCTGGGTTGGCGTTCGGTACCGGTGTGGCTATCGTCGGTGCGTTGTGGGGTGAATGTGACTGGGGCAATAACGACATCGACATCGACGTCGACCGCTACAACAACATCAACGTCAACAACCGAATCAACGATAATCAGAACAAGTGGCAGCACAACGCCGCTCATCGCGATGGCGTTCCCTATCGAGACAGTAAGAGCCGCGAACAGTATGGCCGCCAACTGGGCGGCGCCAATCAGCGTCAGGCTTATCGAGGGGACGATGCTCAGCGAGCACAGGCTCGCGAAAAAGCCCGCAGCTCAATGGACAAGCACGGTATCGAACGACCTGCCACCAGCAACCGCGAAGCCCGTGATCGAGCGCGCGCAGCCCAGTCCGGAACCTCGGCCAGCAATCGGATGCAAGCAGGTACAGACAGACCGAAGTCGTCCGACAGAAGCCAGGGCACTGCCAGAAACACTCGGGAGAGTCAGCAACCCAGGAAACAGACCGCGCAGGTAAATCAGCGCGGGCAGGGCGATTCCCAAGCGCGCCAGGTTGCGCAAAAACGGCCGTCCGCCAGTACGGGCAGTGCCCCCAACAATGTATTCGCCGGCGCGCGCTCACCGTCACAGACCAACGCACAAGCCAGTCGTGGCCGGGCCAGCCAGGCATCCGCCCAGCGCCCCAGTGCCTCGCGATCAGCCGGCCATCAGATCAGTCGGCCGTCCAATCCACCAGCGCGTCAAAGGGGAGGCCGTCGTTGA
- a CDS encoding YMGG-like glycine zipper-containing protein — MKKSIPPCLATIVSVLCLYASAETVTPLKGQSPEIIQQDISSCQAQAGNTASTSTTPQSGGRVRGAATGAVAGAAVAGARGRQHDEIYDKVDDDVKQEYRQNKAKDAAVAGAVVGGSRQRQDRRQDRRAEPAATASAYNSCMQQRGYQITP, encoded by the coding sequence ATGAAAAAATCCATCCCCCCCTGTCTGGCTACGATTGTCTCGGTATTGTGCCTTTACGCTTCAGCCGAGACCGTAACGCCGCTCAAAGGGCAGTCTCCCGAAATCATTCAGCAGGACATCAGTTCATGCCAGGCTCAGGCCGGCAACACAGCAAGCACCAGTACAACGCCTCAATCAGGTGGACGTGTCCGTGGTGCCGCTACTGGCGCAGTTGCCGGTGCCGCGGTTGCCGGAGCGCGCGGTCGTCAGCATGACGAGATTTATGACAAGGTCGACGATGATGTCAAACAGGAATATCGACAGAACAAAGCCAAGGATGCTGCTGTGGCAGGTGCGGTTGTAGGTGGATCCCGGCAACGTCAGGATCGTCGTCAGGATCGCCGGGCAGAACCGGCGGCAACTGCTTCCGCCTACAACAGTTGCATGCAGCAACGGGGCTACCAGATAACCCCTTGA
- a CDS encoding response regulator transcription factor: protein MAGATEHVVYVVDDDQGMLDSTVWLLESVGLKALPFTSGVEFLNACDASLDACVLLDVRMPGMGGLNVQEEMRARELNLPIIFVSGHADVPIVVRAFKAGAHDFIEKPYNEQLLLDSVQQALSNCAANRSGNQGHEALQARLLTLTPRERDVLLPLVQGYTTREIAEQLGVSAKTVDLYRSRVMKRMQANTLPDLVGMAIAAELVDPLKLR from the coding sequence ATGGCAGGTGCGACGGAGCACGTGGTGTATGTGGTCGACGATGACCAAGGCATGCTCGATTCAACCGTCTGGTTGTTGGAGTCGGTGGGGCTCAAAGCCTTGCCGTTTACCAGTGGCGTGGAGTTTCTCAATGCCTGCGATGCCAGTCTTGATGCCTGCGTGCTGCTCGATGTTCGCATGCCCGGCATGGGCGGTTTGAACGTGCAGGAAGAAATGCGCGCACGTGAGCTGAACCTGCCGATCATTTTCGTCAGCGGGCACGCGGATGTGCCGATCGTGGTTCGCGCCTTCAAGGCGGGCGCCCATGACTTCATCGAGAAGCCCTACAACGAGCAATTGCTGCTGGACAGCGTGCAACAGGCGCTCAGCAACTGCGCGGCAAACCGCTCGGGCAATCAGGGGCACGAAGCCTTGCAGGCGCGCTTGCTGACACTGACCCCACGGGAGCGCGATGTCTTGCTGCCGCTGGTCCAGGGTTACACCACCCGTGAGATCGCCGAGCAACTGGGCGTCAGTGCGAAAACCGTCGACCTGTATCGTTCGCGGGTGATGAAACGCATGCAGGCCAATACCTTGCCGGACCTAGTGGGCATGGCCATCGCCGCTGAACTGGTTGATCCGCTGAAACTGCGGTGA